In Natrinema amylolyticum, the following are encoded in one genomic region:
- a CDS encoding M24 family metallopeptidase translates to MESPFERRIAACQRRLADEGTDLAVCFPSPNLTYLTGFEESPSERHLLLFVPETGEPALVAPAMYEAELSKLSIADLELRLWTDADDPLEEIAEVLEGYSLGGADPATVLLDDRLWATFSQDLRELLPDAAFGLASTVLEPLRIRKDDIELDALRRAGAVADRVSLEIREQGGDLVGTTESELAAEIDRLLAARGGEEPAFETIVAAGPNGARPHHHGGSRAIEAGDPIVLDFGAFVAADLEGGTGRYPGDQTRTIVVGDPPAEYEQVHETVRQAQEAAIDAVEPGVEAGAVDRAARSVIESAGYGDEFVHRTGHGVGLEVHEPPYIVDGNDRKLEPGMVFSVEPGIYLEGRFGVRIEDLVAVTDDGAERLNDTSRGWESGR, encoded by the coding sequence ATGGAATCGCCGTTCGAGCGCCGAATCGCGGCCTGTCAGCGACGACTCGCCGACGAGGGTACCGACCTGGCGGTCTGCTTTCCGAGTCCGAACCTGACCTATCTGACCGGCTTCGAGGAGTCGCCGTCGGAGCGCCATCTGCTGCTGTTCGTCCCCGAGACCGGCGAACCGGCCCTCGTCGCGCCGGCGATGTACGAGGCGGAACTGTCCAAACTGTCGATCGCAGACCTGGAACTCCGGCTCTGGACCGACGCGGACGACCCGCTCGAGGAGATCGCGGAGGTCCTCGAGGGCTATTCCCTCGGCGGGGCCGACCCGGCGACCGTCCTCCTCGACGACCGGCTGTGGGCCACGTTCTCGCAGGACCTCCGAGAACTGCTCCCGGACGCCGCATTCGGACTCGCCAGCACCGTCCTCGAGCCGCTTCGAATCCGGAAGGACGACATCGAACTCGACGCCCTCCGGCGGGCCGGCGCGGTCGCGGATCGGGTCTCGCTCGAGATTCGCGAGCAGGGGGGCGACCTCGTCGGGACGACCGAATCGGAGCTGGCGGCGGAGATTGACCGACTGCTCGCCGCACGCGGTGGCGAGGAGCCGGCCTTCGAAACGATCGTCGCCGCCGGCCCGAACGGGGCCCGGCCACACCATCACGGCGGCTCGCGGGCGATCGAGGCCGGCGACCCGATCGTGCTCGATTTCGGCGCGTTCGTCGCGGCCGATCTCGAGGGCGGAACGGGTCGGTATCCGGGCGACCAGACGCGAACGATCGTCGTCGGTGATCCGCCCGCAGAGTACGAACAGGTCCACGAAACCGTCAGGCAGGCACAGGAAGCCGCGATCGACGCCGTCGAGCCGGGCGTCGAAGCCGGTGCGGTGGATCGCGCCGCCCGATCGGTCATCGAGTCGGCCGGCTACGGCGACGAATTCGTCCACCGGACCGGCCACGGCGTCGGCCTCGAGGTCCATGAACCGCCCTACATCGTCGACGGCAACGACCGCAAACTTGAGCCCGGCATGGTCTTTAGCGTCGAGCCGGGGATCTACCTCGAGGGACGGTTCGGGGTCAGAATCGAGGATCTCGTCGCTGTGACCGACGACGGTGCCGAGCGCCTGAACGACACGTCGCGGGGCTGGGAGAGCGGTCGCTGA
- a CDS encoding alpha,alpha-trehalose-phosphate synthase (UDP-forming) — protein MRVTERLSSTAVRNRQRRADGRGRTDEGSGSDGPNCPGSLIVVSNRQPYRHEYEDKDDSATPSDADSDASSSDGSPPTGADGGTRSMTETRSITVDEPAGGLTAGLDPVVQQTDGTWIAWGDGDADFDVTDERNCVAVPPDEEAYTLRRLDLSDEAIDSYYYGFSNRVLWPLCHGFPDLIEDRSNDFEWYRTVNERFAEAVADHATDDSVIWVQDYHLALAPRMIRESVPAGATVAHFWHIPWPTPELFRHCPAGGRILEGLLGNDLLGFHVERYADQFLHCVDRFLPNATVDRARRTVRYDGQTTRVVATPMGVDAESYDREARSVDPDRLSDLFEEYGIPQGATLGLGLDRLDYSKGIPERLAALERFFERNPGWRGEFTFLQKATPSRTEIDTYEQYGDLVRSEVKRINRRFGTADWQPIVYTEDVLPRKDLCALYRRADVMVVSPLMDGMNLVAQEYVAASVDGDDALLLSERTGAHDRLGSHALTIDPTDTDGFAAQLEHALSMSPYERRRRMNTLRQRVFNGDLESWMETQFDWIRRVHGDRRRTETSTDTDTDSDSREPTPPV, from the coding sequence ATGCGAGTTACCGAGCGGTTGTCGTCGACGGCTGTACGGAATCGACAGCGACGGGCCGATGGCCGCGGCCGAACGGACGAAGGGTCCGGCTCCGACGGTCCAAACTGTCCCGGTTCGCTGATCGTCGTCTCGAACCGGCAACCGTATCGTCACGAGTACGAAGACAAGGATGACTCCGCTACACCCTCGGACGCGGACTCCGACGCCTCGAGTTCCGACGGGAGCCCGCCGACGGGAGCGGACGGCGGTACCCGTTCGATGACCGAGACGCGGTCGATCACGGTCGACGAACCGGCCGGTGGCCTGACCGCTGGCCTCGATCCCGTGGTTCAGCAGACCGACGGTACCTGGATCGCCTGGGGCGACGGCGACGCGGACTTCGACGTCACGGACGAGCGAAACTGCGTCGCCGTCCCGCCCGACGAGGAGGCCTATACCCTCCGCCGACTCGACCTCTCCGACGAGGCCATCGACTCCTACTACTACGGGTTCAGCAACCGCGTGCTCTGGCCGCTCTGTCACGGGTTTCCGGACCTGATCGAGGACCGATCGAACGACTTCGAGTGGTACCGAACGGTCAACGAGCGCTTCGCCGAAGCGGTGGCCGACCACGCGACGGACGACTCTGTCATTTGGGTACAGGACTACCACCTCGCGCTCGCGCCGCGGATGATCCGGGAGTCGGTCCCCGCCGGGGCGACCGTCGCCCACTTCTGGCACATCCCGTGGCCGACGCCGGAGCTGTTCCGGCACTGCCCCGCCGGCGGCCGCATTCTCGAGGGGCTGCTGGGGAACGACCTGCTCGGGTTCCACGTCGAGCGATACGCCGATCAGTTCCTGCACTGCGTCGACCGATTCCTCCCGAACGCGACCGTCGACCGCGCTCGTCGAACGGTCCGCTACGACGGACAGACGACTCGCGTCGTGGCGACGCCGATGGGCGTCGACGCCGAATCGTACGACCGAGAGGCGCGGTCGGTCGACCCGGACCGGCTCTCCGATCTGTTCGAGGAGTACGGCATCCCGCAGGGAGCGACGCTCGGCCTCGGCCTCGACCGACTCGACTACTCGAAGGGGATTCCCGAACGGCTCGCGGCGCTCGAGCGCTTCTTCGAGCGGAATCCGGGGTGGCGCGGCGAGTTCACGTTCCTCCAGAAGGCGACCCCCTCGCGCACGGAGATCGACACCTACGAGCAGTACGGGGACCTCGTCCGCAGCGAAGTCAAGCGGATCAACCGCCGCTTCGGAACGGCGGACTGGCAACCGATCGTCTACACGGAGGACGTGCTCCCGCGGAAAGACCTCTGTGCGCTCTATCGGCGCGCGGACGTGATGGTAGTCAGTCCGCTGATGGACGGCATGAACTTGGTCGCACAGGAGTACGTCGCCGCGAGCGTCGACGGTGACGACGCGCTACTACTGAGCGAGCGGACCGGTGCACACGATCGGCTCGGTTCACACGCGCTGACGATCGATCCGACCGACACCGACGGATTCGCGGCGCAACTCGAGCACGCGCTCTCGATGTCGCCGTACGAACGGCGGCGGCGGATGAACACGCTCCGCCAGCGCGTCTTCAACGGCGATCTCGAGTCGTGGATGGAGACCCAGTTCGACTGGATCCGGCGCGTTCACGGCGATCGCCGGCGCACCGAAACGAGTACGGACACCGATACTGACTCCGACTCCAGGGAACCGACCCCGCCAGTGTAG
- the otsB gene encoding trehalose-phosphatase → MTGTETSPRPLEECLPRLRTTLEEAPGLLVCLDFDGTLAPIVDDPDAAVPTESNQQAVTALTETPDVTTAVVSGRALANVRERIDGPAIYAGNHGLELARNGSIAVHPVARKRAARVERLCTILEIALRSVPNCRIENKRLTGTVHLRSVPAATEPIVRRVTREAVDRFGGDDLEVSTGKRILEIGPDFPWGKGNAVELIAADEPPGTAVVYVGDDVTDESAFRAVEPDGIGVRVGGDDPSSASCRVGSPADVASFLSWLESIRDDRVERASAASATRLEDR, encoded by the coding sequence ATGACAGGGACCGAGACATCGCCCCGGCCGCTCGAGGAGTGTCTGCCGCGGCTCCGGACGACGCTCGAGGAAGCTCCCGGGCTGCTGGTCTGTCTGGATTTCGACGGGACGCTCGCTCCGATCGTCGACGATCCGGACGCGGCGGTCCCGACTGAGTCCAACCAGCAGGCGGTGACCGCGCTCACGGAGACGCCGGACGTGACGACGGCGGTCGTCAGCGGCCGCGCGCTGGCGAACGTCCGCGAGCGGATCGACGGGCCGGCGATCTACGCCGGCAATCACGGACTGGAACTCGCCCGCAACGGATCGATCGCCGTCCACCCGGTCGCGCGCAAGCGCGCCGCACGCGTCGAGCGGCTCTGTACGATCCTCGAGATCGCCTTGCGATCGGTGCCAAACTGTCGAATCGAAAACAAGCGCCTGACCGGGACGGTCCACCTCAGATCGGTTCCGGCGGCCACCGAGCCGATCGTTCGGCGGGTCACTCGCGAGGCCGTCGACCGCTTCGGCGGTGACGACCTCGAAGTTTCGACCGGGAAACGGATCCTCGAGATCGGGCCCGACTTTCCGTGGGGCAAAGGGAACGCGGTCGAGCTGATCGCCGCCGACGAGCCGCCCGGAACGGCCGTCGTCTACGTCGGGGACGACGTTACCGACGAATCGGCGTTTCGGGCCGTCGAACCGGACGGGATCGGTGTCCGAGTCGGTGGCGACGATCCCTCGAGCGCGTCCTGTCGGGTCGGCTCTCCCGCTGACGTCGCGTCCTTTCTCTCGTGGCTCGAGTCGATTCGGGACGATCGCGTCGAGCGAGCGAGTGCGGCGTCGGCGACCCGACTCGAGGATCGGTAA
- a CDS encoding winged helix-turn-helix domain-containing protein encodes MKLRQPTDFLILEALEDKGRNVATNLAAHTGKSRKNINTRLPVLEDYGLVRKIGPAERSGLYEITSTGKAALVYRDQYDEVDDFEALIEGPNAGTNQNGESQASFARGENDDETDE; translated from the coding sequence GTGAAACTCCGCCAACCAACTGATTTCCTGATTCTCGAGGCGCTCGAGGATAAGGGACGAAATGTCGCAACGAACCTGGCCGCACACACGGGAAAGAGCCGAAAGAACATCAACACCAGACTGCCAGTGCTCGAGGATTACGGGCTCGTCCGGAAGATCGGTCCCGCCGAGCGATCCGGTCTCTACGAGATCACCTCGACGGGGAAAGCGGCGCTGGTGTACCGAGATCAGTACGACGAGGTCGACGACTTCGAAGCGCTCATCGAGGGGCCAAACGCCGGTACGAACCAGAACGGGGAGTCCCAGGCCAGTTTCGCCCGCGGTGAGAACGACGACGAAACCGACGAGTAA
- a CDS encoding matrixin family metalloprotease: MKRRVFLGSVGSMASLGTLAYAGHDFGETLAVRIWLSERAATYEGVTDRIHEYLTEMLSLKYWTLDLSFGGTVSVSTEDAARLTARGEWPMAVAAGELGRRDLEPVSDVNLLITDGGMEEAPTGYGIPHVASVGGARHIADLEPFNEAITDDAHWTVPNTAPTRTIQVLVHEIGHALGLDHEHGVAFRDGGAVIATPMLSSYAWDPSYEGDRSRCGTVSPPMSDKLDKKLSLVFSSCARRELATYDGGLFS; encoded by the coding sequence ATGAAGCGTCGCGTATTCCTCGGGTCAGTCGGATCGATGGCCTCGCTCGGGACGCTGGCATACGCGGGGCACGATTTCGGCGAGACGCTCGCAGTTCGGATCTGGCTCTCGGAGCGGGCCGCTACGTACGAGGGAGTCACCGACCGCATCCATGAGTATCTCACGGAGATGCTTTCTCTCAAGTACTGGACGCTCGACCTCTCTTTCGGCGGGACCGTCTCGGTCTCGACCGAAGACGCCGCTCGACTCACGGCTCGCGGAGAGTGGCCAATGGCCGTCGCTGCGGGCGAACTCGGCCGACGCGATCTCGAGCCGGTTTCGGACGTGAACCTGCTGATAACGGACGGGGGAATGGAGGAGGCACCGACCGGGTACGGCATTCCACACGTCGCCTCGGTCGGCGGAGCGCGACACATCGCCGACCTCGAGCCGTTCAACGAAGCGATCACCGACGACGCGCACTGGACCGTGCCGAACACGGCACCGACGCGAACCATTCAGGTCCTCGTCCACGAAATCGGTCACGCCCTCGGATTAGACCACGAGCACGGCGTCGCGTTCCGCGACGGTGGAGCCGTGATCGCGACGCCGATGCTCAGCAGCTACGCGTGGGATCCATCGTACGAAGGCGACCGTTCTCGGTGCGGCACGGTGAGTCCCCCGATGTCGGACAAACTGGACAAGAAACTCAGTCTCGTCTTCTCCTCGTGTGCCCGCCGCGAACTCGCGACATATGATGGCGGACTTTTCTCGTGA
- a CDS encoding bacterio-opsin activator domain-containing protein — MTAAHLSGPIVVVTDVRAEESDLRTRLERATEHDVRTVPTTGDLESVLGTDTDDSTDEGIETGPTGEGDAASPVRSEPTTDGETASAVPSAVVLELDCPGEIQTILQRVHAKLASVPTIVAPREGSERLATVALRADATEYVPTDSDEKPIDRIIATIRSHPEQSSGDGRYHRILANELPDEAFVIGEDGTYLEAKARPDSADLYSTAADDLPGAELEDAFPDQVATKLQDCIDRAIRTDDVQSVEYDAETTEGRRRFEARVVPIDQRIQGRRAVVWLARDITERVERERQLRSRQDQLETLNRINAVVRQVIETLVEAPARDAIEREVCEQLVDSDLYCGSWIAERAGDGQLSYRTGAGEADTYLDCVRDLTVDHERPVTQAVRTGEIRTTNRILEDETVPEPLREAAREDDVRSAIAVPITHEDATYGVLTVLASRDDAFSERERAGFRLLGETIGFTIMAVKNRQLLFADTVVELKFRIDGGDTFSFDLSDAYDCTCSLEWAGTTVNGRTFQYVTVDGLDGETVLEEAGDHDSIEECRLIHDGEESCTIEMRLAKSGVRTLANHGATIRDVTVESGVGTCLVEVSQDADVREIAEALTVIYENTELVAKREVDRPVRTAAQRRNRILDRLTDRQLTTLRLAYYGGFFDWPRESTGEEVAEAMDISPPTMHQHLRKGLKAILGEFFESGSHN; from the coding sequence ATGACCGCTGCACATCTATCCGGGCCGATCGTCGTCGTAACGGACGTTCGAGCGGAAGAGAGTGATCTCCGGACGCGACTCGAGCGAGCAACCGAACACGACGTTCGAACGGTCCCCACGACCGGGGATCTGGAGTCCGTACTCGGAACGGACACCGACGATTCGACAGACGAGGGTATCGAGACGGGACCGACGGGCGAGGGGGACGCCGCGTCGCCGGTGCGATCGGAACCGACGACCGACGGCGAGACGGCGTCGGCCGTCCCGAGCGCCGTCGTCCTCGAACTCGACTGCCCCGGCGAAATACAGACGATCCTCCAGCGCGTCCACGCGAAGCTAGCGAGCGTCCCGACGATCGTCGCGCCACGGGAGGGAAGCGAACGACTCGCGACCGTCGCTCTCAGGGCCGACGCGACCGAGTACGTGCCGACGGACAGCGACGAGAAGCCGATCGATCGGATTATCGCAACGATACGATCTCACCCCGAGCAGTCGTCGGGCGACGGCCGATACCACCGAATTCTCGCCAACGAGCTGCCCGACGAAGCGTTCGTCATCGGCGAGGACGGCACCTACCTCGAGGCGAAGGCCCGTCCCGACTCGGCCGACCTGTACTCGACGGCGGCCGACGACCTTCCCGGCGCCGAACTCGAGGACGCGTTCCCCGACCAGGTCGCCACGAAGCTACAGGACTGTATCGACCGGGCGATCCGAACCGACGACGTCCAGTCAGTCGAGTACGATGCGGAGACGACCGAGGGGCGACGACGGTTCGAGGCCCGGGTCGTACCGATCGACCAGCGGATTCAGGGCCGGCGCGCCGTCGTCTGGCTGGCCCGGGACATCACCGAGCGGGTCGAGCGCGAGCGACAGCTCCGTTCGCGCCAGGACCAACTCGAGACGCTCAACCGGATCAACGCGGTCGTCCGGCAGGTGATCGAGACGCTCGTCGAGGCACCCGCACGGGACGCGATCGAACGCGAGGTCTGTGAGCAACTCGTCGATTCCGACCTGTACTGCGGGTCGTGGATCGCTGAACGGGCCGGCGACGGCCAACTCTCCTACCGGACCGGTGCCGGGGAGGCCGATACATATCTCGATTGCGTCCGCGATCTCACCGTCGACCACGAGCGGCCGGTCACGCAGGCGGTTCGAACCGGTGAAATCCGAACGACGAACCGCATTCTCGAGGACGAGACGGTCCCCGAACCGCTCCGGGAGGCCGCACGCGAGGACGACGTCAGATCCGCGATCGCCGTCCCGATCACCCACGAGGACGCGACCTACGGCGTACTCACCGTCCTCGCGAGCCGCGACGACGCCTTCAGCGAGCGCGAACGAGCCGGCTTCCGGCTGCTCGGCGAGACGATCGGCTTCACCATCATGGCCGTGAAGAATCGACAACTGCTCTTCGCCGATACCGTCGTCGAACTCAAGTTCCGGATCGACGGCGGCGATACGTTCTCGTTCGATCTCTCCGATGCGTACGACTGCACCTGTTCGCTCGAGTGGGCCGGCACCACGGTCAACGGGCGCACCTTCCAGTACGTGACGGTCGACGGACTGGACGGCGAGACGGTTCTCGAGGAGGCCGGTGACCACGACTCTATCGAGGAGTGTCGGCTCATTCACGACGGCGAGGAGAGCTGTACGATCGAGATGCGGCTGGCAAAGTCCGGGGTTCGGACGCTCGCGAACCACGGGGCGACGATCCGCGACGTCACGGTCGAGAGCGGGGTCGGGACCTGTCTGGTCGAGGTGTCTCAGGACGCCGACGTCCGAGAGATCGCGGAGGCGCTGACCGTCATCTACGAGAACACCGAACTCGTCGCCAAACGAGAGGTCGATCGACCGGTTCGAACGGCGGCTCAGCGACGAAATCGGATCCTCGATCGACTCACTGACCGCCAACTCACGACGCTGCGACTCGCCTACTACGGCGGCTTCTTCGACTGGCCCCGGGAAAGCACCGGCGAGGAAGTCGCCGAGGCGATGGACATCTCACCGCCGACGATGCACCAACACCTTCGAAAGGGACTCAAGGCGATTCTCGGCGAATTCTTCGAGAGCGGCAGCCATAACTGA
- a CDS encoding MTH865 family protein, translating to MADEAELRAQLIDAFEGADYPVSGPMELVPALPNGPGTKFESGEFSMTAMELNTKTSGGDFPYDDVESLVDDLLAELRDRGEL from the coding sequence ATGGCAGACGAAGCCGAACTCCGAGCGCAACTGATCGACGCCTTCGAAGGCGCCGACTACCCGGTCTCGGGTCCGATGGAACTCGTCCCGGCGCTTCCGAACGGTCCCGGGACGAAATTCGAGTCCGGCGAGTTCTCGATGACTGCGATGGAGCTAAACACGAAGACGTCCGGTGGTGACTTCCCCTACGACGACGTCGAGTCGCTCGTCGACGACCTGCTCGCCGAGCTTCGGGATCGAGGCGAGTTGTAG